The following are from one region of the Entelurus aequoreus isolate RoL-2023_Sb linkage group LG17, RoL_Eaeq_v1.1, whole genome shotgun sequence genome:
- the LOC133632538 gene encoding zinc finger protein ZFP2-like: protein MDDYCYAKMATSAKREHERESAPPTENNLKSEDEDVQQLIGNPEEVSPHLGGSSTLKQETPQPPCIKKEEEELCITQEGECLLGREEADYTKFPLSILSVKIEDDEEKPQVDNVLTQLSDSEAEDEVEVTLSSDTDCEGDMRTHTDNKHSECSSKKRGETCLSCSVCAKSFTKKSSLTLHMRTHTGEKPFSCSVCGKSFSRNSHLTKHMRTHTGEKPFICSVCGNSFCQNGSLTQHMRTHTGEKTCNCSVCGKRFSRNSSLTEHMRTHTGEKTWNCSVCGKSFSRNSILTVHMRTHTGEKTWNCSVCGNSFSQNSILTKHMRTHTGEKTFCCSVCGKSFSVKRILTLHMRTHWTKTI, encoded by the exons atggacgactactgctatgctaagatggcgacgtccgctaaaagagaacatgaaagagaatcagcgccaccaacagagaacaatctgaaaagcgaagatgaag acgtccagcagctgatcggtaatccagaagaagtttcccctcacttaggggggagctccactttgaagcaggagactccacaaccaccctgcattaaaaaggaagaggaggaactctgcatcactcaggagggagagtgtcttctaggacgagaggaagctgattacaccaagtttccactgagtattctctctgtgaagattgaagatgatgaagagaaaccacaagtagacaacgtCTTAACTcaactatcagatagtgaggctgaagacgaggttgaagtaactttgagtagcgatacagactgtgaaggtgatatgaggactcacactgacaacaaacactctgaatgctcttcaAAGAAGAGAGgtgaaacatgtttgagctgctcagtttgtgcgaaaagttttactaaaaagagcagtttgactctacacatgagaacacacacaggtgaaaaaccattcagttgttcagtttgtggcaaaagcttttctcgaaatagccatttgactaaacacatgagaacacacacaggtgaaaaaccatttatttgttcagtttgtggcaacagcttttgtcaaaatggctctttgactcaacacatgagaacacacacaggagaaaaaacatgtaattgttcagtttgtggtaaacgcTTTTCGCGAAATAGctctttgactgaacacatgagaacacacacaggtgaaaaaacatggaattgttcagtttgtggcaaaagcttttctcgaaatagcaTTTTGactgtacacatgagaacacacacaggagaaaaaacatggaattgttcagtttgtggcaacagcttttctcaaaatagcattttgactaaacacatgagaacacacacaggtgaaaaaacattttgttgttcagtttgtggcaaaagcttttctgttaagagaaTATTGActctacacatgagaacacactggactaagaccatttaa